The following are from one region of the Capsicum annuum cultivar UCD-10X-F1 chromosome 1, UCD10Xv1.1, whole genome shotgun sequence genome:
- the LOC107862793 gene encoding methanol O-anthraniloyltransferase, producing MTISIKRHKPKLVVPSIVTPRETKHLSDIDDQGSARFQIPILMFYKYNSLMEGKDPAKLIKDGLSKTLSFYYPLAGRLIEGPNRKLMVNCNSEGVLFVEADANVELEKLGDSIKPPCPYLDLLLHNVPGSDGIIGCPLLLVQVTRFSCGGFAVGLRFNHTMMDGYGLNIFLNALSELIQGASAPSILPVWERHLLSARSLPNITCTHHEFDEQIESKIAWESMEDKLIQKSFFFGKKEMEAIKNQVSPNCESTKFELLMAFLWKCRTIALGLNSEEIVRLTYLINIRGKLQKFELPAGYYGNAFVTPTAVSKAGLLCSNSLTYAVELVKKVKDHMNEEYIKSLIDLMAIKGRPELTKSWNFIVSDNRYIGLDEVGFGWGRPIFGGVAKAISFISFGVPVKNDKGDKGILIAISLPPMAMKKFEEVVYKVTSKNVEGVDIISKM from the exons ATGACAATTTCAATAAAACGTCACAAGCCAAAATTAGTAGTTCCATCAATAGTAACACCTCGTGAGACAAAACATCTTTCTGACATAGATGATCAAGGGAGTGCCCgttttcaaattcccatattaatgttttataaatataattctCTAATGGAAGGCAAAGATCCTGCAAAATTAATTAAAGATGGATTGTCTAAGACATTATCGTTTTACTATCCATTAGCTGGTAGGCTTATTGAAGGACCTAATAGAAAGCTTATGGTGAATTGCAATAGTGAAGGAGTCTTGTTTGTTGAAGCTGATGCTAATGTGGAGCTTGAGAAATTAGGTGACTCCATCAAACCACCATGTCCATACCTGGATTTACTACTTCACAATGTTCCTGGTTCTGATGGGATCATTGGTTGCCCTCTTTTGTTAGTTCAG GTGACTCGTTTTAGTTGTGGTGGATTCGCTGTTGGTTTAAGATTTAATCACACAATGATGGATGGCTATGGCTTAAATATATTTCTAAATGCGTTAAGTGAATTAATTCAAGGCGCTTCTGCACCTTCTATCTTACCTGTATGGGAAAGGCATCTTCTAAGTGCAAGATCACTACCAAACATTACATGTACTCACCATGAGTTTGATGAGCAAATCGAATCAAAAATTGCATGGGAATCCATGGAAGACAAGTTGAtacaaaaatcatttttctttggCAAAAAGGAGATGGAAGCTATTAAAAATCAAGTTTCTCCAAATTGTGAAAGTACAAAATTTGAGTTATTGATGGCGTTTTTATGGAAATGCCGTACAATTGCACTTGGTCTAAACTCTGAAGAAATTGTTCGTTTAACATACCTTATTAACATACGTGGAAAGTTGCAAAAATTTGAATTGCCAGCCGGATATTATGGAAATGCATTCGTTACTCCAACTGCAGTATCAAAAGCAGGATTATTATGTTCAAATTCACTAACATATGCAGTTGAATTGGTCAAGAAAGTTAAAGATCATATGAATGAAGAATACATTAAATCACTGATTGATTTAATGGCTATTAAAGGAAGACCAGAATTGACAAAATCTTGGAATTTTATTGTCTCAGATAATAGATATATTGGATTAGATGAAGTTGGTTTTGGATGGGGAAGACCCATTTTTGGAGGAGTTGCAAAAGCTATATCTTTCATTAGTTTTGGTGTACCTGTCAAAAATGATAAGGGAGACAAAGGTATTTTGATAGCTATAAGTTTACCTC